Proteins encoded together in one Gemmatimonadota bacterium DH-78 window:
- a CDS encoding response regulator, translating to MNARRKILLVEDDPDISRGLAIRLKGKGYDVVAAQDATVAMTMALREHPDLVIMDIGLPGGDGHMVMDRLARNTRTAATPVIFLSARAQQSDIQRALDQGAAGYLTKPYRSEELLSMIETVLGGED from the coding sequence ATGAACGCTCGCCGGAAGATCCTCCTCGTCGAGGACGACCCCGACATCTCGCGCGGGCTGGCGATCCGGCTCAAGGGCAAGGGCTACGACGTGGTGGCCGCGCAGGACGCGACCGTGGCGATGACGATGGCGCTCCGCGAGCATCCCGATCTCGTGATCATGGACATCGGCCTCCCGGGGGGCGACGGCCACATGGTCATGGACCGCCTCGCGCGAAACACCCGCACGGCGGCCACTCCGGTCATCTTCCTCTCGGCCCGCGCGCAGCAGTCCGACATCCAGCGCGCCCTCGACCAGGGCGCCGCCGGCTACCTCACCAAGCCGTACCGCTCCGAGGAACTCCTCTCGATGATCGAGACGGTTCTCGGCGGAGAGGACTGA
- a CDS encoding sigma-70 family RNA polymerase sigma factor — MAPAERSDEELVADVRIGDERALGRLYDRYADRLYALASSIVDDPADAEGAVADAFLRLWRDRDHDADRGSVGAYLVMITRSRALDRHRAVRRRRTREEKGAETSAAGLSVPLAELAPAPDRAAEISEAGERVREVLSRVSEQQRTVIGLAYLQGMTHSEIADHLSEPLGTVKTRLRDGMKKLRGLVVAPGRPA, encoded by the coding sequence ATGGCACCCGCTGAACGCTCCGACGAGGAGCTGGTGGCCGATGTCCGCATCGGCGACGAGCGCGCCCTCGGACGACTGTACGACCGCTACGCCGACCGGCTGTATGCTCTCGCCTCGTCCATCGTCGACGACCCCGCCGATGCGGAAGGGGCCGTGGCCGACGCCTTCCTGCGACTCTGGCGCGACCGCGATCACGACGCCGATCGCGGCAGCGTGGGAGCCTACCTCGTCATGATCACCCGCAGTCGCGCTCTCGATCGGCATCGCGCCGTCCGGCGTCGCCGCACGCGGGAGGAGAAGGGAGCGGAGACCAGTGCCGCCGGCCTCTCCGTGCCCCTCGCCGAACTCGCACCGGCTCCCGATCGGGCCGCGGAGATCAGCGAAGCCGGCGAACGCGTGCGGGAGGTTCTCTCGCGGGTGTCCGAACAGCAGCGCACCGTGATCGGGCTCGCCTACCTGCAGGGCATGACCCACTCCGAGATCGCCGACCACCTCTCCGAACCCCTCGGGACCGTGAAGACCCGGCTCCGCGACGGCATGAAGAAGCTGCGGGGGCTCGTGGTGGCCCCCGGGAGGCCCGCATGA
- a CDS encoding anti-sigma factor → MTPPNWADLAAAYALDALDPEERRDFEAQMAADPALRDEVDSYREVMGLLADAVPARSAPDTLRERVMAEASAVRPIASARGEAAGGGPREAAATATTAAPAPERSSKLPWFLAAAAMIAALSLGLANRQLMQSRANLEAALDQASEQVTAQADEIASRDSLLAAFLGPDVRSTTLVSTEELPAARIFHNLASNSVVIAAFDLPPAPVGRIYQLWGIPDGGDPVSLGTFQTAANGTALLRTTAPAGSNFAVGAITEEPEGGSQQPTSTPFLVGEWAQQ, encoded by the coding sequence ATGACGCCCCCGAACTGGGCCGATCTCGCCGCGGCCTACGCGCTCGACGCGCTGGATCCCGAGGAGCGACGCGACTTCGAGGCGCAGATGGCCGCCGACCCTGCGCTGCGCGACGAGGTGGACAGCTACCGCGAGGTGATGGGACTGCTGGCCGACGCCGTGCCCGCCCGCTCCGCCCCGGACACCCTGCGGGAGCGGGTGATGGCGGAGGCGAGCGCAGTGCGCCCGATCGCCTCGGCGAGGGGCGAGGCCGCGGGCGGAGGCCCGCGCGAGGCCGCGGCCACAGCCACCACCGCGGCGCCCGCCCCCGAGCGCAGCTCGAAGCTGCCCTGGTTCCTGGCGGCCGCCGCCATGATCGCCGCCCTCTCCCTTGGATTGGCCAACCGCCAGCTCATGCAGAGTCGCGCGAACCTCGAGGCGGCTCTCGATCAGGCCTCCGAGCAGGTCACGGCCCAGGCCGACGAGATCGCCTCGCGCGACTCGCTCCTCGCGGCCTTCCTCGGACCCGACGTGCGCTCGACCACGCTGGTCAGCACCGAAGAACTGCCCGCCGCGCGCATCTTCCACAACCTGGCCTCGAACAGCGTGGTGATCGCCGCCTTCGACCTGCCTCCCGCGCCCGTGGGCCGCATCTATCAGCTCTGGGGCATTCCGGATGGAGGCGACCCGGTGAGCCTGGGCACCTTCCAGACCGCCGCGAACGGCACCGCGCTCCTGCGCACCACCGCCCCGGCCGGCTCGAACTTCGCGGTGGGCGCCATCACCGAGGAGCCGGAGGGAGGCTCGCAGCAGCCCACCTCCACCCCCTTCCTCGTGGGGGAGTGGGCGCAGCAGTAG
- a CDS encoding DUF4331 family protein — protein MPANRSQFLLRSALGILAVVGVVAAANLDVRAADHADSPDTSEGNLDANDLYVFARGDNLVFALTVSPLLAPGQATADAAFNPEGLYQFNLDRERDGVADAVIQVAFLGSGTDQMVDVRGPVALSGTSGTTMGFVSAPSVRAPFDQTVVQGGTSVFAGPRDDPFFIDLFGDMSVTSVLNAAFGAALGEQVGADNEQSLEFNPNATDDLAGLNTLAIVVEVPKSQVASALGITTSDAFFAWATTGIRQ, from the coding sequence ATGCCAGCCAACCGATCGCAGTTCCTGCTCCGCTCCGCACTCGGGATCCTCGCCGTCGTCGGAGTCGTTGCCGCGGCCAACCTCGACGTGCGAGCGGCGGACCACGCCGACTCGCCCGACACCAGTGAGGGCAACCTCGACGCCAACGATCTCTACGTGTTCGCACGTGGAGACAACCTGGTGTTCGCCCTGACCGTGTCGCCTCTGCTGGCACCCGGACAGGCCACCGCCGACGCGGCCTTCAATCCCGAGGGCCTCTACCAGTTCAACCTCGATCGCGAGCGCGACGGCGTGGCCGACGCGGTGATCCAGGTGGCCTTCCTCGGCAGCGGGACCGACCAGATGGTCGACGTGCGCGGCCCGGTGGCCCTCTCGGGCACATCGGGTACGACGATGGGCTTCGTCTCCGCACCCTCCGTGCGCGCCCCCTTCGATCAGACCGTGGTTCAGGGCGGCACGTCCGTCTTCGCCGGCCCGCGCGACGACCCCTTCTTCATCGATCTGTTCGGCGACATGAGTGTGACCAGCGTGCTGAACGCGGCCTTCGGAGCGGCCCTCGGCGAGCAGGTGGGTGCGGACAACGAACAGTCGCTCGAGTTCAACCCGAACGCCACCGACGACCTGGCCGGACTCAACACCTTGGCCATCGTGGTCGAGGTGCCGAAGTCGCAGGTCGCCAGCGCTCTGGGCATCACCACCTCCGACGCCTTCTTCGCCTGGGCCACGACGGGCATCCGGCAATGA
- a CDS encoding choice-of-anchor D domain-containing protein, whose protein sequence is MNTPALFRSLFALTAVAALAACEDDTVGPIAAMVDADVMSVDFGALDVDFGAGMAQMVTLTNNGSESVMLDAPTVTGSNAAAFMLDGAPGATTLAAGGTLQLALTFDPGATGGAMAQLMVPVTGGDAVMVALSGTGADYDYRQVDRIGIPALNTVFNHPPAFSKVDYNTASPASDLADYTARFETVLGAVANPDPSATAALLLPDALPVSLAGATSFATLTGRDLADDAVDVALSVTVGIESLKSDNVDSNDVAFLTSFPYLAMPNN, encoded by the coding sequence ATGAACACCCCCGCACTCTTCCGCAGCCTCTTCGCCCTGACCGCCGTCGCCGCACTCGCCGCCTGTGAGGACGACACCGTCGGCCCCATCGCGGCCATGGTCGACGCCGATGTGATGTCGGTCGACTTCGGCGCGCTCGACGTCGACTTCGGCGCCGGCATGGCGCAGATGGTCACCCTCACGAACAACGGGTCCGAATCGGTCATGCTCGACGCCCCGACCGTGACCGGCAGCAACGCCGCCGCCTTCATGCTCGACGGCGCACCCGGGGCCACCACCCTCGCGGCCGGCGGCACCCTGCAACTCGCGCTCACCTTCGATCCGGGGGCGACCGGAGGGGCCATGGCGCAACTCATGGTGCCCGTCACCGGCGGCGACGCGGTCATGGTGGCGCTCTCCGGCACCGGGGCGGACTACGACTACCGTCAGGTGGACCGGATCGGCATTCCGGCGCTGAACACCGTGTTCAACCACCCGCCGGCTTTCAGCAAGGTCGACTACAACACGGCCTCGCCGGCGAGCGACCTCGCCGACTACACGGCGCGCTTCGAGACCGTGCTCGGGGCCGTGGCGAATCCCGATCCCTCGGCTACCGCGGCCCTGCTGCTGCCCGACGCGCTGCCCGTGAGCCTCGCCGGCGCGACGAGCTTCGCCACCCTCACCGGGCGCGACCTGGCCGACGACGCCGTCGACGTGGCGCTCAGCGTCACGGTCGGCATCGAGAGTCTGAAGAGCGACAACGTCGACAGCAACGACGTGGCGTTCCTGACGAGCTTCCCCTACCTCGCGATGCCCAACAACTGA
- a CDS encoding DUF3185 family protein: MNVRMIVGIALLIGGAAALYFGFQEASSFASDVSEMVTGSPTDRAMQLQVGGGVAAVIGLLLVLTGRGKAS; this comes from the coding sequence ATGAACGTGCGCATGATCGTCGGTATCGCCCTCCTGATCGGCGGGGCCGCGGCCCTCTACTTCGGCTTCCAGGAGGCGTCGTCGTTCGCCTCCGACGTGTCGGAGATGGTGACGGGCTCGCCGACGGACCGGGCCATGCAGCTCCAGGTCGGAGGCGGCGTGGCCGCCGTGATCGGATTGCTCCTGGTGCTCACCGGCCGGGGAAAGGCGTCGTAA
- a CDS encoding tetratricopeptide repeat protein produces the protein MNFRMGLILAGSLVFVGGCAASSGGGSAAAPSMPSAGGETLAQGERPRENDMTRSAEDHLEQGDAAATPEEAAQHYQLAAQEAQAAIDADPTNPLAHRLLAMAHIGTGDLIAADAAMDRAEELRPIYELETESIREQAWISQYQKATPFVESGDYAGAIELFEQADAIYEERPEVKIYLGQLYVQEEQYDEGIVVLREATDIINSDRIEMMDSATAASWREQEQQVPIFIAQALMQTQRYDEASTVLEELLAEDPGNMGYLRQLAALYVEMGQPEEAQGIYDRMTQAGDLSSDEWYAIGVGYYQMDDNVGAIEAFRTAAEMSVNNRDALEMWSRSVVEEYPAGGGEDAVQPPAGVLEGAQEAAERWLELDPANRFAHLILAQTANRLGNEDRARDLVAAVEALEVVVSNISMQRYPDGGGMVVGTLTNGSMEAGSNVTMNFQFYDASGSVIGSEQAMVVMPAVEGTQTFQVEFVSSQMVEGYGYTIGGM, from the coding sequence ATGAATTTCCGCATGGGGCTGATCCTTGCGGGTTCCCTCGTCTTCGTCGGCGGTTGTGCGGCGTCCAGCGGCGGCGGTTCCGCCGCGGCGCCGTCGATGCCGTCGGCCGGCGGAGAGACCCTCGCCCAGGGCGAGCGTCCCCGCGAGAACGACATGACTCGCAGTGCCGAAGATCACCTCGAACAGGGTGATGCTGCGGCGACCCCCGAAGAGGCGGCGCAGCACTACCAGCTGGCGGCTCAGGAGGCTCAGGCCGCCATCGACGCCGACCCGACCAACCCGCTGGCCCACCGGCTTCTCGCCATGGCGCACATCGGCACCGGCGACCTGATCGCCGCCGACGCCGCCATGGACCGGGCCGAGGAACTCCGTCCGATCTACGAGCTCGAGACCGAGAGCATTCGTGAGCAGGCGTGGATCTCGCAGTACCAGAAGGCCACGCCCTTCGTCGAGTCCGGCGATTACGCCGGGGCGATCGAGCTGTTCGAGCAGGCCGACGCGATCTACGAGGAGCGCCCCGAGGTGAAGATCTACCTCGGACAGCTCTACGTGCAGGAAGAGCAGTACGACGAGGGCATCGTGGTGCTTCGCGAGGCCACCGACATCATCAACTCCGATCGGATCGAGATGATGGACTCTGCGACCGCCGCCAGCTGGCGGGAGCAGGAGCAGCAGGTGCCGATCTTCATCGCGCAGGCGCTCATGCAGACGCAGCGCTACGACGAGGCCTCGACCGTGCTCGAGGAGCTTCTGGCCGAGGACCCGGGCAACATGGGCTACCTCCGTCAGCTGGCCGCGCTCTACGTCGAGATGGGTCAGCCCGAGGAGGCGCAGGGGATCTACGACCGCATGACGCAGGCCGGTGACCTCTCCTCCGACGAGTGGTACGCGATCGGGGTGGGGTACTACCAGATGGACGACAACGTCGGCGCCATCGAGGCCTTCCGCACCGCCGCCGAGATGTCGGTCAACAACCGCGACGCGCTCGAGATGTGGTCGCGTTCGGTGGTCGAGGAGTACCCGGCCGGAGGTGGCGAGGACGCCGTGCAGCCGCCCGCGGGCGTGCTCGAGGGTGCCCAGGAGGCCGCCGAGCGCTGGCTCGAGCTCGATCCGGCCAACCGCTTCGCCCACCTGATCCTCGCGCAGACCGCGAACCGCCTCGGCAACGAGGACCGGGCGCGCGATCTCGTGGCCGCCGTCGAGGCGCTCGAGGTGGTGGTGAGCAACATCTCGATGCAGCGCTACCCGGACGGGGGTGGCATGGTGGTCGGCACGCTGACCAACGGCTCGATGGAGGCCGGCTCGAACGTGACGATGAACTTCCAGTTCTACGACGCGTCGGGTTCGGTGATCGGCTCCGAGCAGGCCATGGTGGTCATGCCGGCCGTCGAGGGCACGCAGACCTTCCAGGTCGAGTTCGTGAGCTCGCAGATGGTCGAAGGCTACGGGTATACGATCGGCGGCATGTAA
- the gltX gene encoding glutamate--tRNA ligase — protein sequence MQEQVRTRFAPSPTGRLHLGNVRAAVFNWLFARRHGGAFVLRLEDTDVDRNVEGAEAQLMADLRWLGLDWDEGPDVGGPHAPYRQSERGERYRAAVDRLIASGAAYPCFDLDEPGSEEGEGGTYRRYDGRERALPKEEAARRVANGEPHLIRFAAPLEGEVVVDDVVRGRIAVPAADVDDFVLLRSDGRATYNFAVVVDDAEMRITHVIRGSGHLSNTPKQALLFDALGAPRPVFAHLAQVLDPEGGKLSKRSGAKAVAEYREEGFLADALVNYLSLLGWSDPEEREVLTRDELVAAISLERLGASDTAYDPEKLRWVATQHLARLPFEAVVEGVRPVLAGAGSPFDEWEGERLDSVVHALRSRLGAWGEVLQHLHYFEPDPARIAAAHSTVSADPESRRVIDALIEAFEEIPESRWTPEELKQAVKEAGQRAGVRGRSLYVPLRMAVIGEEHGPDMARILHVVGRDTTLHRLRTVQRTVGNV from the coding sequence ATGCAGGAGCAGGTTCGTACCCGATTCGCACCCAGCCCCACCGGGCGGCTTCATCTCGGCAACGTGCGCGCGGCGGTCTTCAACTGGCTGTTCGCGCGGCGGCACGGCGGCGCCTTCGTGCTCCGCCTCGAAGACACCGACGTCGATCGCAACGTGGAGGGCGCCGAGGCGCAGTTGATGGCCGACCTGCGCTGGCTGGGCCTCGACTGGGACGAGGGCCCCGACGTCGGCGGGCCGCACGCGCCCTACCGACAGTCGGAGCGGGGGGAGCGGTATCGCGCGGCTGTGGACCGCCTGATCGCCTCCGGGGCGGCCTACCCCTGCTTCGATCTGGACGAGCCGGGGTCCGAGGAAGGCGAGGGCGGCACCTACCGCCGATACGACGGCCGGGAGCGCGCGCTCCCGAAGGAGGAGGCGGCGCGGCGCGTGGCGAACGGCGAGCCTCACCTGATTCGCTTCGCGGCGCCGCTCGAGGGCGAGGTGGTGGTCGACGACGTGGTGCGCGGCCGCATCGCGGTGCCCGCCGCCGACGTCGACGACTTCGTGCTCCTCCGCTCGGACGGCCGCGCCACCTACAACTTCGCCGTGGTGGTCGACGACGCCGAAATGCGGATCACCCACGTGATCCGCGGGTCGGGGCATCTGTCGAACACACCGAAGCAGGCCCTGCTCTTCGACGCGCTCGGGGCGCCGCGGCCGGTGTTCGCGCACCTCGCACAGGTGCTCGACCCGGAGGGGGGCAAACTGTCGAAGCGGAGCGGTGCGAAAGCGGTGGCGGAGTACCGCGAGGAGGGATTCCTCGCGGATGCGCTCGTCAACTACCTCAGTCTGCTCGGCTGGTCGGATCCGGAGGAGCGGGAGGTGCTGACCCGCGACGAGCTGGTGGCGGCGATCTCGCTCGAGCGACTGGGCGCCAGCGACACCGCCTACGATCCCGAGAAGCTGCGCTGGGTGGCCACCCAGCACCTCGCCCGGTTGCCCTTCGAGGCGGTGGTGGAAGGGGTGCGGCCCGTGCTCGCCGGCGCCGGTTCGCCCTTCGACGAATGGGAGGGAGAGCGCCTCGACTCGGTGGTGCACGCCCTCCGGAGTCGGCTCGGTGCCTGGGGCGAGGTGCTTCAGCACCTGCACTACTTCGAGCCGGACCCCGCCCGCATCGCGGCGGCCCACTCAACGGTAAGCGCCGACCCGGAGTCCCGTAGAGTGATCGACGCCCTCATCGAGGCCTTCGAAGAGATCCCCGAATCCCGATGGACTCCGGAGGAGCTCAAGCAGGCGGTGAAGGAAGCGGGGCAGCGGGCCGGCGTTCGGGGGAGATCCCTGTACGTTCCGCTGCGCATGGCGGTGATCGGGGAGGAGCACGGTCCCGACATGGCCCGGATCCTGCACGTCGTCGGGCGCGACACCACACTCCACCGTCTCCGGACGGTTCAGCGCACGGTCGGAAACGTTTGA
- the uvrC gene encoding excinuclease ABC subunit UvrC, whose translation MSRSSVEDRLPTLSRRPGVYLFKDARGEVIYVGKAKRLRDRVRSYFRADSHHSIKTRELVRRIADLETLVVGSEVEALILEANLIKEHQPRFNLQLRDDKRYPYIKVTREPFPRVFVTRKVRNDGGSYFGPYTSVGSMRQALEVIKRLYTVRSCRYNLPKETPERPCLDYHIERCKAPCVGYQSQEDYQAMIDEILAILGGDTEALRRDAEARMRTAAEELDFEAAARLRDVVRGLDSLSREQRVQQVGGGSRDVVGIARDGDIAVGVVLKIRDGILLGRDTLRFSDIQDESEEELLTAFTSRFYLGRGDQVLRELPREVLLPSDFADRETLEKVLSEAAGRRVATHVPQRGDKLRLVELAGTNARHGLEDRVAGLAVAGDRADETLFDLQEKLDLKVVPRLMVCFDISHTQGTDTVASAVVFENGEPRKSDYRHMKIQGEWGNDDYASMHEAVTRWFRRRRDEGRPLPDLCLIDGGKGQLGAARMALADLGMADVQLAALAKREEEVFLPGRSRPVLLDRRDRALHVLQRIRNEAHRFAITYNRKLRRKRTIRSELADIPGIGPGRQQALLTRFGSVKGIRAASVREIARVPGFSETLATRVATWLGRGTS comes from the coding sequence GTGTCTCGAAGCTCCGTCGAAGACCGACTCCCCACGCTGTCGCGTCGACCCGGTGTGTACCTGTTCAAGGACGCCCGGGGCGAGGTGATCTACGTCGGAAAGGCGAAGCGGCTGCGCGATCGCGTGCGGAGCTACTTCCGGGCCGACTCGCACCACTCGATCAAGACGCGCGAACTGGTGCGCCGCATCGCCGACCTCGAGACGCTCGTGGTGGGCAGCGAGGTCGAGGCGCTGATTCTCGAAGCGAATCTGATCAAGGAGCATCAGCCGCGCTTCAATCTCCAGCTGCGCGACGACAAGCGGTATCCGTACATCAAGGTCACGCGCGAGCCCTTCCCGCGGGTGTTCGTCACCCGCAAGGTGCGCAACGACGGGGGCAGCTATTTCGGCCCCTACACCTCGGTGGGGAGCATGCGCCAGGCGCTCGAGGTGATCAAGCGTCTCTACACGGTGCGGTCCTGTCGCTACAACCTGCCGAAGGAGACGCCCGAGCGGCCCTGCCTCGACTATCACATCGAGCGCTGCAAGGCGCCCTGCGTGGGCTACCAGAGCCAGGAGGACTACCAGGCGATGATCGACGAGATCCTCGCCATTCTGGGGGGCGACACCGAGGCCCTGCGACGCGACGCCGAGGCGCGCATGCGGACCGCTGCCGAAGAGCTCGATTTCGAGGCGGCGGCCCGACTTCGCGACGTGGTGCGGGGTCTCGACTCCCTCTCGCGCGAGCAGCGCGTGCAGCAGGTGGGCGGCGGCAGTCGCGATGTCGTGGGAATCGCCCGGGACGGTGACATCGCCGTGGGGGTGGTCCTCAAGATCCGCGACGGAATCCTCCTCGGCCGCGACACGCTGCGCTTCTCCGACATCCAGGACGAGTCGGAGGAGGAGCTGCTCACCGCCTTCACCTCGCGCTTCTATCTGGGGCGGGGCGACCAGGTGCTGCGCGAACTGCCGCGCGAAGTGCTGCTGCCCTCCGACTTCGCGGATCGCGAGACGCTGGAGAAGGTGCTGTCGGAGGCCGCAGGGCGCCGCGTGGCCACCCACGTGCCGCAGCGCGGCGACAAGCTTCGCCTCGTTGAGTTGGCCGGCACCAACGCGCGCCACGGCCTGGAAGATCGAGTCGCCGGGCTCGCGGTGGCGGGCGACCGCGCCGACGAGACGCTCTTCGACCTGCAGGAGAAGCTCGACCTCAAGGTGGTGCCGCGTCTGATGGTCTGCTTCGACATCTCCCACACCCAGGGCACCGACACGGTGGCCAGCGCCGTGGTGTTCGAGAACGGGGAGCCCCGCAAGTCGGACTACCGCCACATGAAGATCCAGGGAGAGTGGGGCAACGACGACTACGCCTCGATGCACGAGGCGGTCACCCGGTGGTTCCGCCGCCGCCGCGACGAGGGGCGTCCGCTTCCCGACCTGTGCCTGATCGACGGCGGCAAGGGCCAGCTGGGCGCGGCGCGAATGGCGCTCGCCGATCTCGGCATGGCCGACGTGCAGCTGGCCGCCCTGGCCAAGCGCGAGGAGGAGGTCTTCCTGCCGGGGCGTTCCAGGCCGGTACTGCTCGACCGTCGCGACCGCGCGCTGCACGTGCTGCAGCGCATCCGCAACGAGGCCCACCGCTTCGCCATCACCTACAACCGGAAGCTGCGCCGCAAGCGTACCATTCGGAGCGAACTCGCGGATATTCCGGGCATCGGACCCGGCCGCCAGCAGGCGCTGCTCACCCGCTTCGGATCGGTGAAGGGCATCCGGGCCGCCTCGGTGCGCGAAATCGCCCGCGTGCCCGGCTTCAGCGAGACACTCGCCACCCGCGTCGCCACCTGGCTGGGCCGCGGCACCTCCTGA
- the murJ gene encoding murein biosynthesis integral membrane protein MurJ yields the protein MATQTDADGSTPSGRSGSGAWWVGVGIFLSRISGLVREIVFARYFGTSAVADVWRAALRTPNVLQNLLGEGTLSASFIPIYAEMVEQGREEAAGRFAGAVLGLVMVTAFLAAAVGIALAPVVMPLMFARWQPWQVELGVEVVRVLFVMTATLVVSAWALGVLNSHRRFLMSYAAPMAWNGALIAAMLYFGGVRDWELERLVVALAWGGVVGGVLQLLVQLPGVVSLLRGFRLSVDRRVEGVGEAIRNFVPVVAARGAVNLSGLVDVVLAGLLADGAIALLGYAQTLYLFPIALFGMSIAAAELPEMSRDRGRATEVLAARVRTALDRLGFLLVPTAFAFLLIGDAFVAMIFQGGRFGPSSTAATYAVLAGYTLGLPASAASRTLSSSFYALRDTATPARIAGLRVAISAVLGVALMFPLDRLSVGGPDDGLRLGAVGLALGAAVGAWVEYALLRSRLTARIGPHSPDAGRRVRRWVAGALAALVAVGAKLVLGSLVPEHAGWVMEVLPPASKWAALALGLGTAALFGGAYLAAAQLLGVGVPLTSLLRRRR from the coding sequence GTGGCGACGCAGACTGACGCCGACGGGTCGACGCCCTCGGGCCGCTCCGGCTCCGGTGCCTGGTGGGTCGGGGTCGGCATCTTTCTCAGCCGGATCTCGGGACTCGTTCGCGAGATCGTCTTCGCCCGCTACTTCGGGACTTCGGCCGTAGCCGACGTCTGGAGAGCGGCGCTGCGCACGCCGAACGTGCTGCAGAACCTGCTCGGCGAGGGCACGCTGAGCGCCTCCTTCATTCCCATCTACGCCGAGATGGTGGAGCAGGGCAGGGAGGAGGCCGCCGGGCGCTTCGCGGGGGCGGTGCTCGGGCTGGTGATGGTCACCGCCTTCCTCGCGGCCGCGGTCGGGATCGCACTCGCCCCCGTGGTCATGCCCCTGATGTTCGCCCGGTGGCAGCCCTGGCAGGTGGAGCTCGGGGTGGAGGTGGTGCGGGTGCTGTTCGTGATGACGGCCACCCTGGTCGTCAGCGCCTGGGCGCTGGGCGTGCTCAACAGTCACCGTCGCTTCCTCATGTCGTACGCCGCCCCGATGGCGTGGAACGGCGCGTTGATCGCGGCCATGCTCTACTTCGGCGGGGTGCGCGACTGGGAGCTCGAGCGGCTCGTGGTGGCGCTGGCCTGGGGTGGGGTGGTGGGCGGTGTGCTGCAGCTTCTGGTGCAGCTGCCGGGGGTGGTGTCGCTTCTGCGCGGCTTCCGACTCTCGGTCGACCGCCGGGTGGAGGGGGTGGGCGAGGCGATTCGCAACTTCGTGCCGGTGGTGGCCGCACGCGGTGCCGTGAACCTCAGCGGGCTCGTGGACGTGGTGCTGGCGGGGCTTCTCGCCGATGGTGCGATCGCGTTGCTCGGCTACGCCCAGACGCTCTATCTCTTTCCGATCGCTCTCTTCGGCATGTCGATCGCCGCGGCCGAGCTGCCCGAGATGTCGCGCGACCGGGGCCGGGCCACCGAGGTGCTCGCCGCCCGCGTGCGCACCGCCCTCGACCGGCTGGGCTTTCTGCTCGTGCCCACCGCCTTCGCCTTCCTGCTGATCGGCGACGCCTTCGTCGCCATGATCTTCCAGGGTGGGCGCTTCGGACCCTCGAGCACGGCGGCCACCTACGCGGTGCTCGCCGGCTACACCCTGGGGCTCCCGGCCTCGGCGGCCTCGCGCACCCTCTCGTCGTCGTTCTACGCGCTCCGCGACACCGCCACCCCCGCCCGCATCGCGGGGCTGAGGGTGGCCATTTCGGCCGTGCTGGGCGTGGCCCTGATGTTTCCGCTCGACCGGCTCTCGGTGGGCGGTCCCGACGACGGGTTGCGGCTCGGCGCGGTGGGCCTCGCCCTGGGGGCCGCGGTGGGCGCCTGGGTGGAGTATGCCCTGCTGCGGTCGCGCCTGACGGCCCGGATCGGCCCGCACTCGCCCGACGCCGGTCGGCGGGTGCGTCGGTGGGTCGCCGGTGCGCTGGCGGCGCTGGTCGCCGTGGGCGCCAAGCTGGTGCTCGGCTCCCTGGTGCCCGAGCACGCGGGCTGGGTGATGGAGGTGCTGCCGCCCGCGTCGAAGTGGGCGGCCCTGGCGCTCGGACTCGGAACGGCGGCGCTCTTCGGGGGTGCTTATCTGGCCGCGGCCCAACTGCTCGGGGTGGGCGTGCCGCTCACCTCGCTCCTCCGCCGGCGCCGCTGA